Below is a window of Bordetella genomosp. 9 DNA.
GGGTTGTCCCTATGTACCTTAGCCCTGTCCTGCTGTCCATGTGCTGCCTGTTCCGACAGTCCATCCGGTACATCTTCTGTGCTGTATTCCTGGAGTACATATCATGGGTTGTCCTATTGCCGTCAGGCTAGGCCCGTGGTGTGCTGAGTACGTCCTGTCCATAGGTATCGGATTGGCTGTCCTATCCCACTGTCTATGGTGTGGTGCCTACTGTCCATCCCCGGGTTCTATCCCGGGTGGGTAGGGCGATGTCTGGCATCCTTCGGGTGCATTTACAGATGGCGGGCTATGTGTCTAATCGGGTACCGAATGGCATAGCCATCGGACACGGAGTACTGAACCATGCACACCAGCGATTTCATGCGGGATACAGCCCATCGCCCTGGTGGATGCTGGACATGCACGCACTGGCATGGGCAGACAACAGGCAATGGAAGCCATGCGGTATGTACCTACCGTGGCCCAATCATCGTGGGCAATGCTGACGTAGGCTGTGTGTACTGGGAGCGTGAACCAGGGGCAGACGATGAGATTCTCAGCACGGATGAGCGCATAGCCCGGGCAGGCCGGTAATTACCCGCGAAACAGTGAGATAGATGCGCCCGCTCACGCGCACACCCACGCTCACGCCTCAATTCCCGAATTCCATAGCGCCGCTATGAGCAATACACCCGGCGATGCACAGGCCATCCGGCCAGTAGCCCGCCAAGCCACCAGGATGGCCCAGGCGCGTCGATCACAGCCCAGGGAATACCGACATAGCCACCCAGGCCGATAGCGCCTCGTAGGCCGTTCTACGCCAAGCGGAATGGATAGCCGCTGTTCACGTGCCCTAAACCCTTGTATTGCCTAAGGATTGCCCAGACTAGGCCATGTGCTGAGTGCACCATGAGTGCAGATATGCCCCGCCAAGGCCCAGGATGGCCCCTACAAGGCGCGAACGGCAGGCTACCCAGGCCACCCTACCCGGATGGATTCCAGGGCCTCAGCGGCCCGATTTCAGGGATGGGCAGGAAAGGAGGGCCTACGGGGGAATTCGGGTGGGGCGCGAGGGGCGCAACCCCCGCGGAAAATTGCAACAAAATTTCAGCCGCGCCGGTTCGGTATCATGCCGTGTCCACATGGAGGAGATATGCGACACCTGGTAACCGCCATCCTGTTCCTGCTGCTCACGGCCTGCTCCGGCATGGAGCCCTACACCGCCACGCCAGCGCCTGCGGACCCGGTAGCGGTCGTAGAGAAGTACCTGAACGAGCAGCCGGAGAAGCAGCACCCGGAATCCGTCAAGGTGACGCCGGAGTACTTCGAGATAGCGGACGCAACGTGGACCACGCACGGGTCCTGGTTCGGCCGCGACGCGTCGAAGCAGAAGGTCGCTCGGGTCTATTACGCGTCCATCGGCAACATCTACCTGTTCTCCAAGGGCCGCTGGTGGTACGTCCGGTGCCGCACCACGGAGGGCACGCTGATGTACGACGCCTGGTCGGATAGCAAGGACGCCGCGCTGGGCTACATTGCCGCGCTGGAGGAGCTGCGCAGGCGTGCCGCGAGCACACCGCGAGCACAGTGAGAACGGGGACTTTGCGGGAATACAACAGGCCCATTGCGGGCCTCCGCGAGATAAGCCCTTGATTTCCAAGGGATCGGTGGTGGGTCGTGCGCGACTCGAACGCGCGACCAACGGATTAAAAGTCCGCTGCTCTACCGACTGAGCTAACGACCCGACCGAAGCCCGCGATTATGGCCTATGAGGCTTTGCTTGTCAAAAAGCAAGCCCCCGGGGCGGGGCGCGGCTCGGAGGCCGCGCGTGCTGAGCAACGTGCGGTTAGCACCAGGCAGCGATCACCACGCAACGACCACCAAAGCAGCCATCACCAGGCCGCGATCACCGCGCCATGGTACTTGGTCTGGATGAAGTCCTTGACCGCCTGCGAGTGATACGCGGCCACGAGCTTGGCCAGGTCCGGACGGTCCTTGTCCTTCTCGCGCACGGCCAGCACGTTGGCGTAGGGCGAATCGGGCGCTTCCTGCGCGATGGCGTCTTTCTTGGGATCCAGGCCGGCCTGCATGGCGAAGTTGGTGTTGATCGCCGACGCATCGGTGTCATCCAGCGAACGCGGCAGCTGGGCGGCGTCCAGTTCGATGAAACGCAGCTTGCGGGGATTTTCCGCGATGTCCAGGGGCGTGGCTTTCAGGCCGGTGCCGGCCTTCAGCTTGATCAGGCCCTGGGTCTGCAGCAGCAGCAGGGCGCGGCCGCCGTTGGTCGGGTCGTTGGGGATGCCGATGCGGGCGCCTTCCTTCAGCGCGTCCAGGCTCTTCACCTTCTTGCTGTAGATGCCGATGGGAAAGATCACGGTCTTGGCGATGCTGACCAGCTTGTAGCCGCGATCCGCATTGGCGTTGTCCAGATACGGCTGGTGCTGGTAGCTGTTGACGTCCAGGTCGCCCGCCGCGAGCGCGACGTTGGGTTGCACGTAGTCGGAGAACTCGACGATCTGCAGCTTCAGGCCTTGCTTGGCGGCCTGTTCCTTCACGACCTCCATGATCTCGGCATGCGGGCCGCCCGTGACGCCGACCTTCAGCGGCTTGTCCTGCGCGTAGGCGGACGCCGTGGCGCCCAGGCCGGCGGCGACTGCCAGCGCGGCGAATATCTTGATGAAGTTCAGCTTCATGATTGTTTGGATTCCCAGGATTGCGATTTGACCGCGGCGCGGGCGCCCCATGGCGACGCGACGCGCGGCCGGCTAACGATGCGACATGCGGCGGACCGCCCAGTCGCCAAGACTCTGCATGACCTGCACCAGCACGATCAGCACGACCACCACCGCCGTCATGACCTCGGTCTGGAAGCGCTGGTAGCCATAACGGATCGCCAGGTCGCCCAGGCCGCCCCCGCCGATGGTGCCCGCCATCGCGGAATAGCCGATCAGGCTGACGATGGTGACCATGACGCCGGCCACGAGACCGGGCAAGGCTTCCGGCAGCAGCACCTTCATGATGATCTGCGCGGGCGACGCGCCCATCGCCCGGGCCGCCGTGATCAGGCCGGGGTCGACCTCGCGCAAGGCGTTTTCGGCGATGCGCGCCATGAACGGGATGGCGGCGACCGATAGCGGCACGATGGCCGCCGTCGTGCCGATCGACGTCTGCGCGACCAGGCGGGTGAAGGGGATGATGAAGACCATCAGGATGATGAACGGCAGCGACCGCGTCGCATTGACGACGGCCGCCAGCACGCGGTTCACGGCAAGCCGCTGCAGCATGGCGCCGCGGCTGGTGACCACCAGCACCACGCCGATGGGGATGCCGAGCAGCACCGCGATGCCGCCGGACACGCCGACCATCAATAGCGTTTCAAGCAGCGAAGTGGTCAGTGCGTCTATCAGTTGTTGCGGGCTCATGTGCAAGCTCGTGTACGGCGACGGCGCGCGTCGCCAGGTCATTCGAGGCCTGGTCCAGGGACTGCGGCGCACCTTGGACCAGGACGAACGCCGTTCCCACGGCGATGCCCTGCACGTCCTCGATACGGGCCTGGATCAGGCTGACGTCCAAAGAAAAATGGCGGGAAAGATGCGAGATCACGCCGCTGGCGCCCAGGCTGCCGCCCAGCGACAGCCGCAGCAGGCGCACGGCGGTGTCCGGCCGCGCGGCGACGGCGTCGCGCATGCGCGATCGCAGGGCGGACAGCGTGGCATCCGTCAGGTCGCTGGCCGTGGCCGCCGACACCATGGACTTGGTGATGTCGTGGCGCGGCGTGGCGAAGATTTCGGCGGCGCTGCCCATTTCCACGATCTGGCCTTCGGACAGCACCGCGACGCGATCGCAGACTTCACGGACCACTTCCATCTGGTGCGTGATCATCACGACGGTGACGCCGGTCTGGCGGTTGATGTCGCGCAGCAGCGTGAGGATGGTGTGGGTGGTTTCGGGATCCAGCGCGGACGTGGCCTCGTCGCTGAGCAGCACATCCGGCTCATTGGCCAGCGCGCGCGCGATCCCGACGCGCTGCTTCTGACCGCCGCTGATCTGGGCCGGATAGCGATGAGCCAGATGCTCCAGGCCGACCAGCTTCAACAGGCGGTCGACACGGGCGGGGATGTCGCTTCTCGGCACGCCGGCGATCTCCAGCGGCAGGGCCACGTTGCCATAGACGGTACGGCGGGCCAGCAGGTTGAAGCCCTGGAATACCATGCCGATGCGGCGCCGTTGCTGCCGCAACTGGTCCTCGGGCAGGCCCGTCAGGCATTGGTCGCCGATGGCGATGGTGCCTTCGTCAGGACGTTCCAGCAGGTTGATGCACTGGACCAGGGTGCTTTTGCCGGCCCCGCTGGGGCCGATGATCCCGAAGACTTCACCCTGCGCGATATCCAGGGTAATGCCGCGCAGGGCTTCGAATCGGCCATGTGGCGTGGCATAGGTCTTGTGGAGGTTTTTGATGTGAATCATGGCGCGACGACATTGTGAACGAGCGCGATACGTAGCAGAACGACAGTTTCGTGCCGGCTTTATAACTTTTGATTATAAATCGCGCGCGTATGCCGCCCTGCCCCGGTGGGGAGAGCGTGATCGGACGTACGGTATCAGCGGGCCCGGGAAATCCGGACTTCCGCGCCGCGACGCTTGACCTCCAGCCCTTCGGAAGGAAGGATGCGCAGGCCTTCCAGGCCCTTGATATAGCTGGAACCCTGCATTTGCATGACCCGGATCTTGTTGCGCATGACCACGGGATTGTGCATGGGCATGCCGAACATCCAGACCTCATCGAGGATACGGGCGGAATTGAATTCGCCCGTGTGATGCGCGGCCGGTCCCAGGCACAGCATATGGCCTTCGCGGCCGAATACCGGGTATTGGCCGGCATCGCACGTCACGGTCCAGACCGAGCCGCCTTCGTAACGATGGCCGGTGTTCAGATCCCACCAGGCTTCGCCCTTGGGCAGGTATACATGGACCTCGTTGCCGGGCTTGACGATGGGCGCGACCAGCAGCGCGGGACCGAGCAGATACTGCAGGTCCCAGGCGTGCGCATCCGCGTCGCCGGGGAAGGCCATGGCCATGGAGCGCTGGACCGGCAGGCCGGTACGCACGGCGTCTTCCACCGCGCCCAGCACATAAGGGATCAGGCGATAGCGCCATTGCAGCCAGGTGCGCGCATGCGCAAGGGTTTCTTCACCGAAGGCCCAGGGCAGCAGCTTTTCGACGCCTTCGAAGATCAGGTTGGACGAAAAGACGCCGAAGGTCAGCCAGCGCAGGTAGAGCTCCGGCGTCATCGCGTCGGTCGGGGCCGCGGCGTTGCCGATGGCATGGACTTGCACGGGCAGGCCGCTGGCGCCGATCGACAAGGCGGTGCGCAGCGTGTGCTCCAGGCCCTGCCAATCGTTGCTGACGCGCGGACCGCTCTGCCACGGCAGGCGTTGCGCCGCGGGAAACAGGTCGGTGCTGGGCACCACGCCTTCCGGCGGCACCTTGTGGCCGGCGACGGCGTCGAACAGGGCGCGCCGGGCCAGCAGCGGATAGATGGTGCGGAGCGCCGGGCCCGATTCGCCGCCCCGCGCGGTGATGCCGTCGGGTATGGCCAGCTGGATGTCACAGGCCGGCGCGTCCAGGCCGTCTTCGATCAACTGGCGCTGCCGTTCGGCCCACAAGGCGTAGACGTCGCGGTTGGTCAGGTCCAGCAGGCCGAAAGGCTGTCCCGCCGATGCGGCGGTGCCATCGAATACCTGGGCATTGCCGTCGTCGCGGGCCAGCAGCCAGCCGCGGTCTTCCAGTTCCTCGAACAGGGCCGTGTGGCGCAGGATGCCCGGGAATCCGGGCGCGCACACGTGCACGTGATGCTTGTGGAACAAGGCGAACAACTGGCGCGCATCGGGAAAGCGCGCGGCGTCCCATTCGAGCTGCGGCTTGTCGGCCTGGAATGCCCAGGCGGCTGGCGGAGCCAGCTGCACGGCATCCAGCGGCAGTTCCTGGGCGCGCATGCGTTCGATCAGCGCGGTGGTCTGCGTGGCCATTTCGCCTTCGGCCTGGCGCAGCCAGACTCCCATGGCCCACAGCACGGGCTGGCCGGCGCGGCCGGTCAAGGCGGTGTATTGGTTCAGGATTTCGGTGGGTTCGCCGACGAAGAGGAACAGGTCCAGCACCGCGCCGTCCATCGTGACGACATAGGCGCTGTCGGCCGGCTCCGCGCCAAGCGCGTGCTGTACGCGCCGAACGGTATTGACGTAGACACCCCAACCCTTGGGGCTCCATGCGAGCGGCAGCGCGCGGTGCTCGGGATCGTCGGAGACGACGTGTTCGTCGCGGCGATCCAGATCGCCCGGGGTTTCTCCCAGGCCATAGATTCGGTCGTCGCCATCCAGCGCGAAACTGACGGTCCAGACGGCTTCGTCCGTTTCGTCCAGCGCGTTGTGGCCGAAGCCGGGCGCATGCTCGGAGTCATCCGACACGAAGACCTGGGCGTCGCCCTTGAACAGCGCCACGCGCACCGGATCGGTCATGATTTCCAGCGCGGTGTCGCCCTGGGCGATACGCCAGCCGCCGCCATCGCGCGGCGCGATCGTGGCTTCTCCCACGGCTTCCTGCCGGGCGAGCAGCATTTCGGCGATGGCCTTTTCACGCGCGCTGGGCTTGTCGTCCGCCAACGCGTGCGGATGTCCACAGCGGATCCGGAAAACGCCCGGCGCGTGCGGCTCGACCACAAAACGCAAACCGTCGCCCGTATCGAAATCAATTCGGCTGGGGCGAGCGGTCAACAGCTCGACGCTTTCGAGCTGGTTTGTATGCGCAAAATCGAACTTGGGCGGCACCTAGCATCCCCCGCTTAGCCAAATAGCACCAAAAGGCGGTATTTTGACGGATTTGTCGGCTGAAATAAACTCGGCATTGGATTTGCTCCTCGCGGGGCTGCCGCCGGACAGGCCGTATTGGCCGCGCCCGGGGCCGAAGCGGCCGCTTACCTCGGCGGCCGGCGGCATCGGCACCGGCCGCCGCCGACGAGCCGAATCATCCAACGTGCGGCAACGTCTGGCAATTTCGGGCTTCCGCCTCATTTTCCATGCGGACGCCTGGCGGTCAGCCTCCCCTGCCGCCGCCCGCCCCACGGCCCGGCGCGATCGCCGCCATCAGGTCGGATTCCAGGACGGCGGGTTCGCCGCACAGCTGCGCGGCAATGGCGTCGCCCGCCAGGGCGGCCCAGCTCAATCCGCGCGATGCGTAGCCCGTGGCCAGGGACACATCCGGCGCATGCGGCACCGGCCCGATGGCCGGCAGCCTGCCAGGCAGCACGGCCCGCCAGCCCGCCCAGCCCGGCAGCGACCCTGCGGACGCCTCGAACCCCCGCATCGCGCCTGGCGCGAGCAACCCCGCCGCCTTGGCGATATTGGTTTCCTGCCCCTCCGCCGTTACCAGGCTCACGGCCGCGCCGTGCGCATAGGTACTGCCGGCCACGCACCCGCCATCCACGGCGGGCAGCAGATAGCCTTCACCGCCGACGATGCAGCGCGGACCGCCAGCCAGTCCGGCGGCCGGCAGCAAGGTCACTTCTCCCGCCAGGGCGTGCATGCGGGCGACCAGCGGCAAGGCATGGAGCAGTTCGCTGGCCGCCAGGATGTCGCGCGCGCCGATGGCATTGGCCAGCACCACGTGGGCAGCCTGCCCGATCTCCCGGCCGCCGTCGTCGTACAGGCGCCAGAGGTCCGCGCGATGTTCGATGCGGCGGACCGCGGCGGGCACGAACGCGGCACCCGATGCGGCCATCAAGGCCTGGATCAGGGCGGGCGGGCGCACCAGCATGCCGGCCGCGAAGTAAAGGCCGCCGCGCGACAGCGGCAGGCCGGCCAATTCGCTGGCCTGTGCCGCGTCGACGCCGCGCACCCAGGCGTCCGGAAACGCCAGCGCCCGCAGGACCGACGCGGCATCGGCGGCACGGCCGGCGTCGCGCGACAGCTGCAGGGTGCCGCACTGCCAGGGACGCGCCTCGGCGGGCAGACCGCGCCAGCGGGCCTGCGCGCGATGGCTGCCGGCTCGTGACAGGCGCGCCCGCGCATTGTCGTCGCGCGCGACGAGCGGGGTCAGCGCGGCCGCCACATGCCCTTGATGCACCGATACCGGATGCGCATCGAACAGCATGACGGGTACGCCACGCAAGCCCAGCGCATGGGCCAGCGAGGCGCCGGCTATCCCCGCACCGACGACCGCGACGTGGGACGGCGGCGGCGCGGCATCCGGCCGCGCGCCCGGGTGGACGGCCACCGTCATGTGGACCTTGCCCGCGAAGCCACGCCGCTTGGACACGGCGAAGCCGGCCTCCTGCAAGCCACGGCGCACGGTGCCGGCGCTGCACCAGGTCGCGGCCGTGGCGCCCGCCGCCGCATGGGCCCCCAGGGCCCGCATCAGCGCGGGCGTCCACATGCCGGGATTGCGGTCCGGCGCGAAGCCGTCCAGGAAGAACGCGTCGGCGACGAAATCCAGCGCCGGCACCAGGGTGGCGGCGTCGCCGAAGCCGAGTGTCAGCGTCACCGCCCCGCCCTCGAATTCCAGTCGATGCACGCCGGGCAGCAAGGGCGGCCACTGCGCCAGGAGTTCGCTCGCCAGCGCCGCCGTGGGACCGCCGGCGGCGTAACGGCGCAGCAGGGTCGCCAGATCGTCCGGGCGCAAGGGATGCGCCTCGAACGACACCATATGCAGGCGTGCCGGCCGCTGCGGATCGTCGCGCCAGGCGCGCCAGAGCGCGAGGAAGTTCAGGCCCAGCCCGAAACCGGTTTCACACACGGTGAACGCGGGGCGCCCGCGCCAACGGTCCGGCAAGCCGTTGCCCTGCAGGAACACATATCCCGCCTGCGCCCAGGCGCCATCGGCGGGGTGATAGACATCGTCGTACTCGCGGCTGTACGCGATCCCGTGCGCGTCGATGACGGGATCGGCGGGAATCAAGGGCCGATAAGCAACACTGGAGGACTCGAACATGGGGGGTTACATCGTGTGGATACTATGTGCGGCGTAGAATCAATCTATCGGGCAGCCATCTTGACCGCCCGCCGCATCGCGCCGCGCGCGAAGTGGAACAACCCTGATTATCGCCAGACAAGCATGCAACCCTCCGCGCAAGCCACTTCCCATCAAGTGCCCATGGATCTGTGCGCAGCCCTGGATGCCGCGGTCAACGCCGCGCACGCCGGGGCCGCGATCCTGCAATCCTACGCGCATCACCGTGCCGACCTGGTCATCGACCGCAAGGCGCGCAACGACCTGGTGTCCCAGGCGGATCGGGAAGCCGAAGCCGCCGTCATCGAAGTCCTGCGCGAGCGCACGCCGCAGTACGGCATCGTGGCCGAGGAAACCGGCGGCAAGGTCGAGGGCGAGGCCACCTGGTATATCGATCCGCTGGACGGCACCACGAACTTCCTGCATGGGATTCCGCACTACGCGGTGTCCATCGCTTTGATCGCGCGCGCGGGAGCCAAGGTGGACGGCGGCGCGCCGCTGGCCGCGGATACCCCTGTCGTGGGCGTCGTCTACGACCCCTGCCGCGAAGAACTGTTCAACGCCATCCATGGCGTCGGCGCATGGCTGAACGGCCATCGCATCGCCTGTTCGCGCACGCCTTCGCTGGACGACGCGGTGTTGGCGACGGGATTCCCGTTCCGGGACTTTTCGTTCGCGCAGCAATACATGCCCACGCTGCACGATGCCATCAACCAGACCCGCGGCGTGCGCCGGCTGGGCGCCGCCGCGCTGGACCTGGCGTGGACGGCGGCGGGCCGCTATGACGGCTATTGGGAAATGGGCCTGGCGCCCTGGGATGTCGCCGCGGGCACGGTCATCGTGCGCGAAGCCGGCGGCGTGGCGGAAGACATGCATGGCGTCGACAGCTGGCCCATCGGCGGCTACGTGGTGTCCGGCAACAAGGACGTCGCCGCCGCGTTGAAAGCCATGATCGCGCCGCACCTGACCGGGAAAACGGCGGGCTGAACCGAACCCGCCGCGCCGCGATTCAGCGGCGCACATGGCCGAAAAATGGACGCGCCGCGCCGCTTCCTAGCGGGCGGCGGCCTCCCGCGGGGCGGTTGCGCATGGGGCGGCTTGCCCGGCCGCGGGTTCGCGGGTAGCTGATTCCAGCGCCGCCGCTTCCCGCAGTTCACGCCGCAGGATCTTGCCGACATTGCTTTTGGGCAGCTCGGTGCGCAACTCGATCTCGCGCGGACACTTGTAGCCCGTCAGCCTCTCGCGGCACCAGGCATTGATCTCGGCTTGCGACAGGGCCGCGTCGCGCGGCACGATGAAAACCTTGACCACTTCGCCCGACCGTTCGTCTTCCACGCCGATCGCCGCCGCTTCGAGCACGCCGGGATGGGACACGATGACTTCCTCGACTTCATTGGGATAAACCTTGAAGCCGGAGACGGTGATCATGTCCTTCTTGCGGTCGACGATGCGGATATAGCCGCGCTGGTCCATCGTACCGATGTCGCCCGTACGGAAATAGCCGTCCGCCGTCATGACTTCGCGGGTTTCCTGCGGACGCTGCCAATAGCCCCGCATGACCTGCGGTCCCTTGATGCAGACCTCGCCGCGCTGGCCTTCCGGCACGGCATCGCCGCGATCGTCCAGGATGGCGACGTCGGTCGACGGAACGGGCAGCCCGATGGTGCCGGAAAACGCCAGGGTATTGGTGGGATTGACCGTGGCGACCGGCGCCGTTTCCGACAGGCCATAGCCTTCGATGATGGGACGCCCGGTCATCGTGCGCCAACGTTCCGCCACGGTGCCCTGCACCGCCATGCCGCCGCCGAACGTCAGGCGCAGCGCGGAAAAGTCCAGCGCGGCGAACGCGGGATTGTTGGCCAGCGCGTTGAACAGGGTATTGACGCCCGGGAAGATATTCACCGGCAGATCGCGCCAGGCCTTGATCAAGGCGGGCTGGTCGCGCGGATTCAGTATGAGCAGGTTGCGCATGCCGGCATGCATGCCATACAGGCCGCAGACCGTCATCGCGAATACGTGATACAGCGGCAAGGCGCTGATGATGGTGAGCTGGCCAGGCACGTCGTGCAGCGCCGGCCAGGCCACGGCCTCGGTTTGCAGCACATTGATCGCCAGGTTGCGATGCGTGAGCATGGCCCCCTTGGGCGTACCGGTGGTGCCGCCGGTGTACTGCAGGACGGCCAGATCCTCCATGGACAGCACCGGCGGCTCGAAACCGTGGCGCCTGCCGATCGCCAGCGCCCGCGACAGGGGCAGCGCGCCTTCGATCCGCCATTGCGGCACGGCCTTCTTGACGTGCCGCGCCACCAGATTCACCACCGTTTCCTTGACCCCGCCCAACAGGTCGCCCACGGCGGTGACGACGACGTGCTTCAGTTCACCACGGTCGGCGACGTCCTGCAGGGTGTGGGCGAAGTTCTCCAGCACGACGATGACCTGCGCGCCGCTGTCCAGCAGTTGCCGCTGCAGCTCGGCCGGCTTGTACAGCGGATTCACATTGACCAGCACATGGCCCGCGCGCAGCGTGCCCAGCATGCAGGCCAGGTAGGCGGGGACGTTGGGCATCATCAGGGCCACGCGGGCGCCCTGTTGCAGCCCCAGCGATTGCAGCCATCCGGCGAAGCACCTTGCGTGGCGATCCAGCGTCTCGTAGCGGATATCCGTGCCCATCGCCGTGCAGGCCACGCGGCTGGCGTAGCGTTCGCAGGCCCGATCCAGCAGGTCGACCAGCGACACATAGGCATCGACCGAAACGTCTGCGGGCACGCCGGCGGGATATTCGGCCAGCCATGGACGCTGCATGGTGTTGTCTCCAATTTAATAAAGGCCGTGTTTGATGATACGCTCAATCGTCCAGCCGCCGCCACGCGGCGGCCGGCCGTTCCGACGGCCCCAGGCGACCCCTCGCGGTCTCCTGCCCCCAGTCCAAACTTGCCGCGCCCGCGCGGGCGCGCAACCTATCGGTGCCTCATGAAACTGCTCGAACCCATCGTTGCCTGGCAAGCGGAACTCGCCGCCATCCGGCGCGACCTGCATGCCCATCCGGAATTGTGTTTCGAGGAATTCCGGACCGCCGACGTGGTGGCCGGCAAGCTCGAGGAATGGGGCATTCCCGTGCACCGCGGCCTGGGCGGCACCGGCGTGGTGGGCACCATCCGCGGCAATGGCCCGGGCACGCGGGCGATCGGCCTGCGCGCCGACATGGATGCCCTGCCGATGCAGGAAATCAACACGTTCGAGCACGCCAGCCGCCACCCGGGCAAGATGCACGCGTGCGGCCATGACGGCCATACGGCCATGCTGCTGGGCGCCGCCCGCTACCTGGCCCAGCACCGCGATTTCGACGGCACCATCTACGTGATCTTCCAGCCCGCCGAAGAACACGGCGGCGGGGCCAAGCGCATGATCGACGATGGACTGTTCCGCGAATTTCCCATGGAAGCGGTGTTCGGCATGCACAACTGGCCGGGCATGGCGCAGGGCGCCTTCGGGCTGACCGATGGACCCATCATGGCGTCCAGCAACGATTTCCGCATCACCATCACCGGCAAGGGATCGCATGCCGGCATGCCGCACCTGGGCATCGATCCGGTCATGACGGCGGTGCAGCTGGCGCAATCCCTGCAGACCATCATCACGCGCAACCGGAACCCGCTGGATGCCGCGGTGTTGAGCATCACGCAGATCCATGCGGGCAGTGCCGACAACGTCGTTCCCACGCAGGCCGTCATGCGCGGTACGGTGCGCACCTTCACGGTGGAGTCGCTGGACCTGATCGAGGAGCGCATGCGCGAAATCGCCGTGCATACCTGCGCGGCGCTCGCCTGCGAGGTGGATTTCGATTTCCAGCGCCACTACCCGCCCACCATCAATCACCGCGCGGAAGCCGCGGTATGCGCGCAGGTGATGCGCGACCTGGTGGGCGCGGACAACGTGAACGACCACGTGCAGCCTTCGATGGGCGCGGAAGACTTCGCTTTCATGCTGCAGGAAATCCCCGGCTGCTATGTCTGGATCGGCAATGGCTGGGGCGACCACCGCGTGGCGGGCCACGGCATGGGCCCCTGCATGCTGCATAACGGCAGCTACGATTTCAACGACGAATTGCTGGGGCTGGGCGCCACGTATTGGGTCCGGCTGGCGCTGGCGCGCCTGTCAGGCGCGGCACATCTCCAGGAATAGCGCGGCCGCCCGCGCCGGGGCGGATGCATGCGGCAGCAGGATGCTCAAGGTGCGGGTCAGGCCGCCCGCGCCGACGCGCAGCGCCACCAGCGCGCCGTCTTCATGGCGCATCGACATGATGGAAACAAAGCCGATGCCCAGGCCGGCGCGCACGGCCTGCTTGACGCCTTCCACACCCGCCAGTTCCAGCGCCACGTCGGGCGCCAGCCCTTCGGCCTGGAAGGCGCGCTCGACCAATCCCCTGACCCCGGAACCCTGTTCGCGCATCACCAGCGGATAGGCGGCGATGTCGGCCAGCGTGGCGCTGTCCTGGGCGGCCAGGGCGTGATCGGCCGGGACCACGGCGACGACTTCGTCGGCCCGCCATTCGTACACCGAGGTATCCGCCGGCAAGCCCGCCGGGATATCGCCTTCGATGAACGCCATGTCCAGTTGCGGCAATCGCTGCACGATTTCGCGGGTATTGCCGTCCGATAGCTG
It encodes the following:
- a CDS encoding methionine ABC transporter ATP-binding protein; translated protein: MIHIKNLHKTYATPHGRFEALRGITLDIAQGEVFGIIGPSGAGKSTLVQCINLLERPDEGTIAIGDQCLTGLPEDQLRQQRRRIGMVFQGFNLLARRTVYGNVALPLEIAGVPRSDIPARVDRLLKLVGLEHLAHRYPAQISGGQKQRVGIARALANEPDVLLSDEATSALDPETTHTILTLLRDINRQTGVTVVMITHQMEVVREVCDRVAVLSEGQIVEMGSAAEIFATPRHDITKSMVSAATASDLTDATLSALRSRMRDAVAARPDTAVRLLRLSLGGSLGASGVISHLSRHFSLDVSLIQARIEDVQGIAVGTAFVLVQGAPQSLDQASNDLATRAVAVHELAHEPATTDRRTDHFAA
- a CDS encoding methionine ABC transporter permease; its protein translation is MSPQQLIDALTTSLLETLLMVGVSGGIAVLLGIPIGVVLVVTSRGAMLQRLAVNRVLAAVVNATRSLPFIILMVFIIPFTRLVAQTSIGTTAAIVPLSVAAIPFMARIAENALREVDPGLITAARAMGASPAQIIMKVLLPEALPGLVAGVMVTIVSLIGYSAMAGTIGGGGLGDLAIRYGYQRFQTEVMTAVVVVLIVLVQVMQSLGDWAVRRMSHR
- a CDS encoding MetQ/NlpA family ABC transporter substrate-binding protein; this encodes MKLNFIKIFAALAVAAGLGATASAYAQDKPLKVGVTGGPHAEIMEVVKEQAAKQGLKLQIVEFSDYVQPNVALAAGDLDVNSYQHQPYLDNANADRGYKLVSIAKTVIFPIGIYSKKVKSLDALKEGARIGIPNDPTNGGRALLLLQTQGLIKLKAGTGLKATPLDIAENPRKLRFIELDAAQLPRSLDDTDASAINTNFAMQAGLDPKKDAIAQEAPDSPYANVLAVREKDKDRPDLAKLVAAYHSQAVKDFIQTKYHGAVIAAW
- a CDS encoding glycoside hydrolase family 31 protein, giving the protein MPPKFDFAHTNQLESVELLTARPSRIDFDTGDGLRFVVEPHAPGVFRIRCGHPHALADDKPSAREKAIAEMLLARQEAVGEATIAPRDGGGWRIAQGDTALEIMTDPVRVALFKGDAQVFVSDDSEHAPGFGHNALDETDEAVWTVSFALDGDDRIYGLGETPGDLDRRDEHVVSDDPEHRALPLAWSPKGWGVYVNTVRRVQHALGAEPADSAYVVTMDGAVLDLFLFVGEPTEILNQYTALTGRAGQPVLWAMGVWLRQAEGEMATQTTALIERMRAQELPLDAVQLAPPAAWAFQADKPQLEWDAARFPDARQLFALFHKHHVHVCAPGFPGILRHTALFEELEDRGWLLARDDGNAQVFDGTAASAGQPFGLLDLTNRDVYALWAERQRQLIEDGLDAPACDIQLAIPDGITARGGESGPALRTIYPLLARRALFDAVAGHKVPPEGVVPSTDLFPAAQRLPWQSGPRVSNDWQGLEHTLRTALSIGASGLPVQVHAIGNAAAPTDAMTPELYLRWLTFGVFSSNLIFEGVEKLLPWAFGEETLAHARTWLQWRYRLIPYVLGAVEDAVRTGLPVQRSMAMAFPGDADAHAWDLQYLLGPALLVAPIVKPGNEVHVYLPKGEAWWDLNTGHRYEGGSVWTVTCDAGQYPVFGREGHMLCLGPAAHHTGEFNSARILDEVWMFGMPMHNPVVMRNKIRVMQMQGSSYIKGLEGLRILPSEGLEVKRRGAEVRISRAR